In Phaeobacter inhibens DSM 16374, the following proteins share a genomic window:
- a CDS encoding class I SAM-dependent methyltransferase gives MHLDVQDLRNFYYRSTLGRAAQASIRGRLLELWPEAAGQTVAGFGFAAPLLRPYLAEARRVIALMPGPQGVMQWPAGMPNVSVLCAETAWPIETGHVDRLVLLHGLETSDRPSHLLEECWRVLGPGGRAVFVVPNRAGLWARSDVTPFGFGRPYTLSQVENQLRLHQFTVERHSAALYLPPSQRRFWLKSGPLFERMGDRLPAMLGGGVFLVEVSKQVHSQRGEMTRLRPPSPIRVLEGLSNPLPEPA, from the coding sequence ATGCATCTTGATGTTCAGGATCTGAGGAATTTCTATTATCGCAGCACCCTGGGGCGGGCGGCGCAGGCGTCGATCCGTGGGCGGCTGCTGGAGTTGTGGCCCGAAGCCGCAGGGCAAACGGTTGCCGGTTTTGGCTTTGCCGCGCCGTTGCTGCGCCCCTATCTGGCCGAGGCGCGACGGGTGATTGCGCTGATGCCGGGACCACAGGGGGTGATGCAGTGGCCTGCGGGAATGCCCAATGTCTCGGTTCTCTGTGCGGAGACCGCCTGGCCGATTGAAACCGGGCATGTGGATCGGCTGGTGCTGCTGCACGGGCTTGAGACCTCGGACCGGCCGTCGCATCTTCTGGAGGAATGCTGGCGGGTGCTTGGTCCCGGCGGGCGGGCCGTCTTTGTGGTGCCCAACCGTGCCGGTCTCTGGGCGCGCTCGGATGTGACGCCGTTCGGGTTTGGGCGGCCCTATACGCTGAGCCAGGTGGAAAATCAGCTGCGCCTGCATCAGTTCACCGTGGAGCGGCATTCTGCGGCGCTCTACCTGCCGCCCAGTCAGCGCCGGTTCTGGCTGAAGTCTGGCCCATTGTTCGAACGTATGGGGGACCGGTTGCCGGCGATGCTGGGGGGCGGAGTGTTTTTGGTCGAGGTTAGCAAACAGGTGCATTCTCAACGTGGTGAGATGACCCGGCTGCGCCCGCCCAGTCCGATCCGGGTTCTGGAAGGGCTGTCCAACCCGCTTCCAGAACCGGCCTGA